From the Blattabacterium cuenoti genome, one window contains:
- the rpsJ gene encoding 30S ribosomal protein S10: protein MGYNIKIKLKSYDYNLLDKSAEKIVKSVLPTGVVLNGPIPLPTNKKIFTVLRSPHVNKKSREQYLLPTHKRLLQIQNATSKTVDALMKLELPSGVEAEIKV, encoded by the coding sequence ATGGGTTATAATATAAAAATTAAATTAAAATCTTATGATTATAATTTATTAGATAAATCAGCAGAAAAAATTGTAAAATCTGTTTTACCTACAGGGGTAGTGTTAAATGGACCTATTCCTTTACCAACTAATAAGAAAATATTTACAGTTCTAAGATCACCTCATGTAAATAAAAAATCAAGAGAACAGTATTTACTTCCAACTCATAAAAGACTTTTACAAATACAAAATGCAACATCTAAAACGGTAGATGCATTAATGAAATTAGAATTACCTAGTGGGGTAGAAGCAGAAATAAAAGTTTGA
- the fusA gene encoding elongation factor G has product MKKNLIYTRNIGIAAHIDAGKTTTTERILFYTGINHKIGEVHDGTATMDWMLQEQERGITITSAATCCEWNYENNKYQINIIDTPGHVDFTVEVERSMRVLDGMVVLFSAVDGVEPQSETVWRQADKYDIPRIAFVNKMDRQGADFFDVCYQINNVLGAKSVPLQIPIGSGDDFIGIVDLISDIAIVWNEKDYGMTYKKIPVPTEMKNIVKKYRSKLVETLSEYDDVIMEKYLYDNFSSISEKDIIESLQKNTINLNIIPILCGSSFKNKGVQTMLDAICRYLPSPLEVKDVIGINPVNKEKESRRPSKNDPFSALAFKIASDPFVGRLAFFRVYSGKIESGSYSFNARSGNKERISRIYQMHANKQNPVKQVSAGDIAAIVGFKDIKTGDTLCDEKNPILLENISFPDPVIGLAIEPKYKSDIDKMSLALSKLMEEDPTFQVRTDNYTGQTIISGMGELHLEIIVDRMKREFKVEVNQGKPQVEYKEALTDLVKHREIYKKQTGGKGKYADILFILEPGEIGKSGLIFINKIKGGNIPKEYIPSIEKGCKEMMKSGPLSGYEIENAKITIIDGSYHPVDSDQLSFELAGKLGFREAAKKAKPVLLEPIMKLEIVVPEENMGDVIGDLNRRRGLIQNMNERNNIKIIQSFVPLSEMFGYVTVLRTLSSGRGTSTMEFSHYDIVPEMVTYDIVMNDKKNNKQKRKKNI; this is encoded by the coding sequence ATGAAAAAAAATCTAATATATACAAGAAACATAGGTATTGCAGCACATATAGATGCGGGAAAAACAACTACTACAGAAAGAATATTATTCTATACTGGAATTAATCACAAAATTGGAGAAGTTCATGATGGCACTGCAACTATGGATTGGATGTTACAAGAACAAGAGCGAGGTATTACTATAACTTCTGCTGCTACTTGTTGTGAATGGAATTATGAAAACAATAAATATCAAATAAATATTATTGATACTCCAGGACATGTAGATTTTACTGTAGAAGTTGAAAGATCTATGAGAGTTTTAGATGGAATGGTTGTTTTATTTAGTGCAGTTGATGGAGTAGAACCACAATCAGAGACTGTTTGGAGACAAGCTGATAAATATGATATTCCTAGAATAGCATTTGTTAATAAAATGGACAGACAAGGAGCAGATTTTTTTGATGTTTGCTATCAAATAAACAATGTTTTAGGAGCAAAATCAGTACCTTTGCAAATCCCTATTGGATCTGGAGATGATTTTATAGGAATTGTAGATTTAATATCAGATATTGCTATAGTATGGAACGAAAAAGATTATGGTATGACATATAAAAAAATTCCTGTACCAACTGAAATGAAAAATATAGTAAAAAAATATAGAAGTAAGCTTGTAGAGACTTTGTCTGAATATGATGATGTTATAATGGAAAAATATTTATATGATAATTTTTCTTCTATATCTGAAAAAGATATAATAGAATCTTTACAAAAAAATACAATTAACTTAAATATAATTCCTATTTTATGTGGATCTTCATTCAAAAATAAAGGTGTACAAACAATGTTGGATGCAATATGTAGATATTTACCATCTCCATTAGAAGTTAAGGATGTAATAGGTATTAATCCTGTTAATAAAGAAAAAGAATCAAGAAGACCCAGTAAAAATGATCCATTTTCTGCATTGGCCTTTAAAATAGCAAGTGATCCTTTTGTTGGACGTTTAGCTTTTTTTAGAGTTTATTCTGGAAAAATAGAATCTGGATCATATAGTTTTAATGCTAGGTCTGGAAATAAAGAACGTATTTCTAGAATATATCAAATGCATGCAAACAAACAAAATCCAGTAAAACAAGTAAGTGCTGGGGACATTGCAGCTATAGTTGGTTTTAAGGATATTAAAACTGGAGATACCTTGTGTGACGAAAAAAATCCTATATTATTAGAAAATATATCTTTTCCAGATCCTGTTATAGGATTAGCTATAGAACCTAAGTATAAGTCAGACATTGACAAAATGAGCTTAGCTTTATCAAAACTAATGGAAGAAGACCCTACTTTCCAAGTTAGAACGGATAATTATACTGGCCAAACTATTATTTCTGGAATGGGGGAATTACATTTGGAAATTATTGTAGATAGAATGAAAAGGGAATTTAAAGTAGAAGTAAATCAAGGTAAACCACAAGTAGAATATAAAGAAGCTTTAACTGATTTAGTAAAACATAGGGAAATATATAAAAAACAAACTGGTGGAAAAGGGAAATATGCAGATATACTTTTTATATTAGAGCCTGGAGAAATTGGAAAGTCTGGATTAATATTTATTAATAAAATAAAAGGTGGAAATATTCCTAAAGAATATATTCCTTCTATAGAAAAAGGATGTAAAGAAATGATGAAAAGTGGGCCATTATCAGGATATGAAATAGAAAATGCAAAGATAACTATTATAGATGGATCATATCACCCTGTTGATTCTGATCAACTTTCCTTTGAATTAGCAGGAAAACTAGGTTTTAGGGAAGCTGCTAAAAAAGCAAAGCCTGTTTTATTAGAACCAATTATGAAATTAGAAATTGTTGTTCCAGAAGAAAATATGGGTGACGTAATAGGTGATTTAAATAGAAGAAGAGGTTTAATTCAAAATATGAATGAACGAAATAATATTAAGATTATTCAATCATTTGTTCCATTATCTGAAATGTTTGGATATGTTACAGTATTGAGAACTCTATCCTCTGGTAGAGGGACATCTACTATGGAATTTTCTCATTATGATATTGTACCAGAAATGGTAACATATGATATTGTAATGAATGATAAAAAAAATAATAAACAAAAAAGAAAAAAAAATATATAA
- the rplC gene encoding 50S ribosomal protein L3, with the protein MSGIIGKNFGMTSIYLDNGDNVACTIVKVNYCYVVQIKTLENDGYFSIQLGLDEKKIKKVSRPLLGHFKKSGISPKKKLLEFKNSSYTDFKLGDVIGVNFFNVGEIVDICGISKGKGFQGVVKRHNFSGVGERSHGQHNRLRSPGSIGAGSDPSRVFKGKKMAGRMGGKKVTIKNLVILKIDSKNNILVLNGSIPGNINSYLMIKKKKWNLKY; encoded by the coding sequence ATTAGTGGAATTATAGGAAAAAATTTCGGAATGACAAGTATCTATTTGGATAATGGTGACAATGTAGCTTGTACTATTGTAAAAGTTAATTATTGTTATGTAGTACAAATAAAAACATTGGAAAATGATGGATATTTTTCTATACAACTAGGTCTTGATGAAAAAAAGATAAAAAAAGTTAGTAGACCATTATTGGGCCATTTTAAAAAATCTGGTATATCTCCAAAAAAAAAATTATTAGAATTTAAAAATAGTAGTTATACAGATTTTAAATTAGGAGATGTTATAGGTGTTAATTTTTTTAATGTAGGTGAGATAGTAGATATATGTGGAATTTCAAAAGGTAAAGGATTTCAAGGAGTCGTAAAAAGACATAATTTCTCTGGAGTTGGAGAAAGAAGTCATGGCCAACATAATCGTTTAAGATCACCTGGATCTATAGGTGCTGGGTCAGATCCATCTCGTGTTTTTAAAGGGAAAAAAATGGCAGGCAGAATGGGAGGAAAGAAAGTAACTATTAAAAATTTAGTTATTTTAAAAATAGATAGTAAAAATAATATATTAGTGTTAAATGGGTCAATACCTGGAAATATAAATTCATATTTGATGATAAAAAAGAAGAAATGGAATTTAAAGTATTAG